A window of the Lolium perenne isolate Kyuss_39 chromosome 7, Kyuss_2.0, whole genome shotgun sequence genome harbors these coding sequences:
- the LOC127318598 gene encoding uncharacterized protein, giving the protein MPTAAATTARRPLQKAASVLRWLHLLGADIVAYALLAARWAWAWAVGVGTATPSPRRLKQEAVAALRCLYFLMTDIVVYGSLAALWAAAVGGVLPEILGRWVCGGEDSAVTAAAEAVLKASKFVLVRFFPGFIMQFAIRFMEFAQFEAKERRDKLATSSSAITAPSAQRQRPERKGVQRLLPLLGMSTTLLQLGILGMRMKNRHQQGSVSWKIGYVLSDVAALGSVALTVFVLVPNMLIIAARFPGRRLGLP; this is encoded by the exons ATGCCGACCGCCGCGGCGACCACGGCGAGACGCCCGCTGCAGAAGGCGGCGTCCGTCCTGCGCTGGCTCCACCTCCTTGGCGCGGACATCGTGGCCTACGCCTTACTGGCCGCgcgctgggcctgggcctgggcggtCGGCGTCGGCacagcgaccccctcgccgcgccgcctgaAGCAGGAGGCCGTGGCCGCCCTGCGCTGCCTCTACTTCCTGATGACGGACATCGTCGTCTACGGCTCCCTGGCCGCGCTCTGGGCCGCTGCCGTCGGCGGCGTCCTCCCCGAGATCCTCGGGCGCTGGGTGTGCGGCGGCGAGGACTCTGCCGTGACTGCTGCTGCCGAGGCCGTCCTCAAGGCGTCGAAGTTCGTCCTAGTGCGTTTCTTTCCGGGGTTCATCATGCAGTTCGCGATACGCTTTATGGAATTCGCCCAGTTCGAAGCCAAGGAGAGGAGAGACAAG CTGGCAACAAGCTCCTCTGCCATCACGGCGCCGTCAGCCCAGAGACAGCGTCCTGAACGGAAAGGAGTGCAGCGCCTGCTCCCtctgcttggtatgagcaccaccTTACTCCAGCTTGGGATTCTGGGCATGAGGATGAAGAATCGTCACCAACAAGGATCCGTTTCATGGAAGATTGGTTATGTACTCTCTGATGTTGCAGCCTTGGGGTCCGTTGCTCTAACGGTCTTTGTTCTTGTGCCAAATATGCTGATCATAGCAGCACGGTTCCCAGGGCGAAGGCTAGGGCTGCCGTGA